A genomic stretch from Triplophysa dalaica isolate WHDGS20190420 chromosome 4, ASM1584641v1, whole genome shotgun sequence includes:
- the cspg4ba gene encoding chondroitin sulfate proteoglycan 4, which translates to MKATLLIGLLLLFVGLAQGASFYGDGFVQLKGMESSSRNTLHVRFRTSSQSGLLFLAAGQTDFILLEMNAGRLQVRLDMGSEEKILLSDSGTQLNDLAWHTAELLHEYLNVTLTVDNHSQSSLQMPTPEQQLDINIGLYVGGTGGLDQPYLASDLNGFRGCLDEVIFNQHNLLSSLRPYSGFKNVYEVSLGCSPQFFANEEDPMSFFSSRAYVSLPLWTAQHEWVFESSVHTSAEEGIVMYNSARQGDFIALEIQKGLIVAVIGKDGVKTELRSLAFINDNRWHDIKLYFTSKSLQLTVDGETLMSSISSRSKSFHLKGWLFLGGIDDSTRSEVRKVGLSSLAGKRVKGGSFKGCFRNIRVNNVKMGLPNAVVTKDISVGCEPEKELEISTTVSPATLHMTSVGTVTQLPPLDVSTLAKGLVKKYGHHFLHLKNLVVAEGGRASLNSRHIKVNLDFKNLGIRQSQIIFRIEEQPVHGQLRLDVDQDQVEHTFSMLDLWHGRVMYIHGGSEDPQDFFMFSLFSSSRKEVPGYLKGHKLHRYNVTVTPTNDAPELSLPEGNLFVLLENSRKKLTTDVLKAIDIDSNNTELVYSVLGNLNADAGYLENVDNPGKAESSFSHLALAEGKISYVHTGVRNSRIVLRVSDGEKVSNTVVLRIMAVGLKYTIFNNTGLEVTQGEMFLISTDQLAIWTNAVKQVVDIRFDVIEPPKFGELQRLHSNGEWKITSSFSQRVLEKERLRYLNTYPSIQTSNSSDLFKCKVTVASRATEELVFPIRVKWINYTLEKNEAIKLDKTRSAVIDSEHLYVTARGVTLSEDELHFRSLTLPKRGILVVSNTKLDENSTFCQRDITDLKVEYRLVDRLYEDTSDEFVFQIFSKHAHSASHIFKINIKADANSVFMKNNGLSLLEGESKLITKDELFAETISTKEIYYTVTTAPRHGKLTRINLSDSTKEFDNILSFTNQDILEERIMYVHDDSETNLDNFTFISSKSPVTKMTVIDDIGSKEGTFNISIQLVNDEKPVRVIDKIFHVVRNGQRLLTIDDLRYYDADSDFSDGELVYTRRGIPIGDLVLANDTSHKLYQFRQEDLEQKRVLFIHHGMTSGRFVLFVSDGKHFVSSLLDISAQDAYLKVGNNTGLLVQKGQTKSLSQANFSVDTNLDVRSDDEIIFKIIEAPKLGRLYLNDSQTESFTQRDLRNGYLSYHHDNSRNLADFFTLLVEVKGLKCDAKILVKVYLESHQRPPVILHNKILLVEEGKPIKIIGSKLKVTHEASSPSEITFTVKGTPSYGYLRKFLESKDQYQGTKEDLWMTFSQQDVNAGNIQYIQVTPGQVNDSFTLEASNGVAEISDIIVSVDIIPLLIPIKVSNISLKEGASKALTEDIIRVTNPHFSGLNFVYHVSEGPQHGRIENSRFPGMPTTYFTRKQVEQEFIYYVHDNTETLEDSFTVTANDTDLRKHSAPWTVYVQVIAVNDESPVVTANKVLRVWVNSTTEIIPDDLNAEDEDTSPEQLEYIITQPSNGHLARPNRPIMNFTQAHIAQRQLLFLHNGPMAGGFNFQVNDGLNFAPRQIFSIMARALVLKLEKAGPLHVFPGSLSLISKEVLHAVTNDDKSVTNRTIYFTAINPPKFGKLVKVQADKSTTDILSFTQQMVDEGEVAYEQSHLTSLGWAALDKFTFTVSCPPATLETQTFDIDISYEHVGSERRSVLLKNKGVQVTEGDKVLIDKSLLDASNLMTKLSESKHSSYEVWYQVTSLPQHGVVIVGERNLTKEKPNFSQYILNKYGITYHHDNSETTCDHFDFDVFLNLKSKPPNRPLDDSDVVSESFNITITPVNDQPPVLKTKAPSLKVVQGDTVPIGPDNLNVVDSDNLPSEIQYTVISKPSNGFLALAERLNESVDAFSQEEINNGELFFVHDGSPASGAFYFSVTDSQHRPLYKLFNLEVIKITVSLANNTEVLIDQGRTTVALTQSHLAAVTNGKNTTVHYKITIPPQYGKLLQDNEEEVTVFSHNVLQEQKLSYHMVNVTSSHDTFEFTAFTSEANLSNQVCNITVKPLIKYIKGAKFQNEIRNKLKPEFLNVSELALLSSSDPLFEITSPPENGRVVRTTSNKGGNAESVESFTFSELLQKKLAIELRANLTGIQELNDSFGFVLKANNVQPARGIFTFIIVPYVPTLEMSTVSMSTTRPVFYNQTTAKDPTLSSAYSVAQPTQRVPKSTSRFKSRNRWGSSNSNDIHTTMLKPTQGGEEIYPINNTPVKVESVTQTDSPKSMIILLPLLAFLLLVIIVVVSMLLFRRNWRNKQNPEKQKGKSLPPPQPDDLSNQDQPKWSSSVPVVTVTPLNPSKSGSSTVNRLQTRCENSPYDQSMSLCFVGDLEPEVSQHCRTTNPTLRNNQYWV; encoded by the exons CTTCTTTCTATGGTGATGGATTTGTGCAGTTAAAAGGAATGGAGTCGTCTAGCCGTAACACACTGCACGTCCGCTTCCGCACCTCCAGTCAGAGCGGCCTGCTTTTCCTAGCTGCAGGGCAGACTGATTTCATCCTGCTGGAGATGAATGCTGGCAGACTGCAG GTACGGTTGGACATGGGCTCTGAGGAAAAAATCCTTCTCTCAGACAGTGGAACCCAGCTGAATGATTTGGCCTGGCACACTGCAGAGCTTCTTCATGAGTATCTCAACGTCACGCTGACTGTGGACAACCACTCCCAGAGCAGCTTGCAAATGCCAACTCCAGAGCAGCAGCTAGACATCAACATTGGTTTGTACGTGGGTGGTACTGGAGGTTTGGATCAGCCCTACCTGGCCAGTGATCTCAATGGCTTCCGTGGTTGCCTTGATGAAGTAATATTTAACCAACACAACCTTCTTTCTTCACTGAGGCCCTATTCCGGATTTAAAAACGTCTATGAGGTTTCTCTTGGATGCAGCCCCCAGTTTTTCGCAAATGAGGAAGATCCCATGAGTTTTTTCAGCTCAAGAGCTTACGTGTCCCTTCCTCTGTGGACGGCACAACACGAATGGGTTTTTGAAAGCTCAGTCCACACCTCAGCCGAAGAAGGGATTGTTATGTACAACTCCGCACGACAGGGAGATTTCATAGCCTTGGAGATCCAGAAAGGACTGATTGTTGCTGTCATCGGTAAAGACGGAGTAAAAACAGAACTACGTTCTCTCGCCTTCATCAATGACAATAGATGGCATGACATCAAGCTTTACTTCACCTCAAAAAGCCTCCAGCTTACAGTAGACGGAGAGACCTTAATGTCCAGCATTAGCTCTAGATCCAAATCCTTTCATCTGAAAGGTTGGCTTTTCCTCGGGGGAATTGATGACAGCACACGTTCTGAGGTCAGAAAGGTGGGCCTCTCTTCACTGGCGGGAAAACGTGTTAAAGGTGGTTCCTTCAAAGGATGCTTCAGGAacattagagtaaataatgttaaaatgggTCTTCCTAATGCTGTGGTTACTAAAGACATCTCTGTTGGCTGTGAACCTGAAAAGGAATTGGAGATAAGCACCACAGTCAGCCCGGCAACCCTTCACATGACTTCTGTTGGCACTGTCACTCAGCTGCCTCCCCTCGATGTCTCAACCCTAGCTAAAGGTCTTGTTAAGAAGTATGGACATCATTTCCTTCATCTTAAGAACCTTGTTGTCGCAGAAGGTGGTCGGGCATCATTGAATTCAAGGCACATTAAAGTAAACCTTGATTTCAAGAACCTTGGTATCCGCCAGTCACAGATCATCTTTAGGATTGAAGAGCAGCCCGTGCATGGTCAGCTTAGGCTTGATGTGGACCAGGACCAGGTGGAGCATACATTCAGCATGCTGGATTTGTGGCATGGCAGAGTAATGTATATCCATGGAGGATCTGAAGATCCACAGGACTTTTTTATGTTCTCTTTGTTCTCCAGTAGCAGAAAGGAGGTTCCAGgctatttaaagggacacaAGTTGCATCGTTATAATGTTACTGTCACGCCAACCAACGATGCCCCTGAATTGAGTCTGCCGGAAGGGAATCTATTTGTTCTTCTTGAGAACTCTAGGAAGAAGCTGACTACTGATGTTCTGAAGGCCATAGACATCGACAGCAATAACACAGAACTTGTTTACTCAGTCTTAGGCAATCTTAATGCCGATGCGGGGTATTTGGAAAACGTAGACAACCCCGGTAAAGCCGAAAGCTCTTTTTCTCACTTGGCTCTTGCAGAAGGTAAAATAAGTTACGTCCACACAGGAGTGAGGAACTCCAGGATTGTGCTGAGAGTCAGCGATGGAGAGAAAGTGAGCAATACAGTGGTGCTCAGAATCATGGCCGTGGGACTGAAGTATACAATTTTCAACAACACAGGTCTGGAAGTCACTCAAGGAGAGATGTTTCTAATAAGCACCGACCAACTGGCAATCTGGACAAATGCAGTGAAGCAGGTGGTTGACATTCGTTTTGATGTGATCGAGCCACCAAAATTCGGTGAACTCCAAAGGCTGCATTCGAATGGAGAGTGGAAGATCACCAGCTCATTTTCTCAAAGAGTTCTTGAGAAGGAACGCTTAAGATACCTTAACACTTACCCGTCCATTCAAACGAGCAATAGCTCGGATCTCTTCAAGTGTAAAGTCACAGTGGCTTCCAGAGCCACAGAGGAGCTAGTGTTTCCCATTAGAGTGAAGTGGATAAACTACACGTTAGAGAAGAATGAAGCGATAAAACTGGATAAAACAAGAAGTGCTGTAATTGATTCTGAACATTTGTATGTAACAGCACGTGGTGTAACTTTGTCTGAGGATGAGCTTCATTTTAGATCGTTGACTCTACCAAAAAGAGGAATACTTGTAGTGAGTAATACAAAGTTGGATGAGAATTCCACATTTTGTCAAAGAGACATCACAGATCTGAAGGTTGAATACAGACTGGTAGATAGATTGTACGAGGACACCAGTGATGAATTTGTTTTCCAGATATTCTCAAAGCACGCACATTCTGCTAGTCACATATTCAAAATCAACATTAAAGCAGATGCCAACAGcgttttcatgaaaaacaatGGGTTGTCTCTTCTTGAAGGTGAAAGTAAACTCATTACAAAAGATGAACTGTTTGCTGAAACTATTAGCACTAAAGAAATATACTACACTGTCACAACGGCTCCACGCCATGGCAAGCTAACACGAATCAATCTGTCAGACTCTACCAAAGAATTTGATAATATTCTGTCATTCACCAATCAGGACATTTTGGAGGAGCGTATTATGTATGTTCACGATGACAGTGAAACAAATCTTGATAACTTTACATTCATATCATCCAAAAGTCCAGTTACCAAGATGACTGTGATAGATGATATTGGCTCCAAGGAGGGCACCTTCAACATTTCTATACAGCTAGTGAATGATGAAAAACCTGTTCGTGTCATAGACAAGATTTTTCACGTTGTCAGAAATGGACAGAGATTACTTACCATCGATGATCTCCGCTACTATGATGCCGACTCAGACTTCAGTGATGGGGAGCTTGTCTACACCAGGCGTGGTATCCCAATAGGTGATTTGGTTCTTGCTAACGACACCTCACACAAGTTGTACCAGTTTCGCCAGGAAGACTTGGAACAGAAGCGAGTGTTGTTTATTCACCATGGGATGACCTCTGGTCGCTTTGTCCTCTTCGTGTCAGATGGCAAACACTTTGTTTCCTCACTGTTGGATATTAGCGCACAGGATGCTTATTTAAAAGTTGGCAACAACACAGGCCTTTTGGTTCAGAAAGGCCAAACCAAGAGTCTCAGTCAAGCTAACTTTAGTGTGGATACAAACCTTGATGTCAGAAGTGATGACGAAATCATATTTAAGATCATAGAGGCTCCAAAACTTGGGCGTCTGTATTTAAATGACAGCCAGACAGAGTCATTCACCCAGCGTGACCTGAGGAACGGCTACTTGTCTTACCATCATGACAACAGCAGAAATCTGGCTGACTTTTTTACACTTCTAGTGGAAGTGAAGGGGCTGAAGTGTGATGCTAAAATTTTGGTAAAAGTGTATCTGGAAAGTCATCAAAGACCACCGGTTATCCTTCATAATAAGATTTTACTGGTAGAGGAGGGAAAACCAATCAAGATTATAGGCAGTAAACTCAAG GTCACTCACGAGGCTAGTTCTCCTTCAGAAATAACCTTCACAGTCAAAGGAACTCCATCTTATGGATACCTGCGGAAGTTTCTTGAAAGTAAAGATCAATACCAAGGGACTAAGGAAGATCTGTGGATGACTTTTTCCCAACAAGATGTTAATGCTGGCAACATTCAGTACATACAGGTGACACCTGGCCAAGTGAATGATTCCTTCACCCTAGAGGCCAGCAATGGGGTCGCAGAGATCAGTGACATCATCGTGTCTGTGGATATTATCCCACTCCTCATACCCATTAAGGTGTCCAATATCAGTCTGAAGGAAGGGGCGTCTAAAGCACTCACTGAGGACATCATCAGAGTCACCAACCCACATTTCTCTGGGCTAAACTTTGTGTATCACGTCTCAGAGGGACCCCAGCACGGCCGCATCGAGAATTCCCGTTTTCCAGGGATGCCCACAACATACTTTACAAGGAAACAG GTGGAGCAGGAGTTTATATACTATGTCCATGACAATACCGAAACTTTGGAAGATAGTTTCACTGTCACTGCAAATGACACCGATCTGAGAAAACACAGCGCACCATGGACCGTGTATGTGCAGGTCATAGCCGTCAATGATGAGTCTCCTGTTGTTACTGCCAACAAGGTTCTCAGG GTGTGGGTTAACTCAACCACTGAGATCATCCCTGATGATCTGAACGCTGAAGATGAAGACACGTCCCCAGAACAGCTGGAGTACATCATCACCCAACCCAGCAATGGTCACTTGGCTAGGCCCAATAGACCAATTATGAACTTTACTCAAGCTCACATTGCTCAGAGGCAGCTGCTTTTTCTTCATAATG GTCCTATGGCAGGAGGCTTCAACTTCCAAGTAAACGATGGTTTGAACTTTGCTCCCAGGCAAATATTCAGTATTATGGCTCGTGCCCTTGTTCTTAAACTAGAGAAAGCTGGACCTCTTCATGTGTTTCCAG GCTCTTTATCCTTGATCTCAAAAGAGGTTCTTCATGCAGTAACTAATGACGATAAGAGTGTCACAAACCGAACCATTTATTTCACTGCAATCAATCCACCAAAATTTGGAAAACTGGTCAAAGTGCAAGCAGACAAGTCCACAACAGATATCTTATCCTTCACACAACAAATG GTGGATGAGGGTGAAGTGGCATATGAACAAAGTCATTTGACCTCTTTGGGATGGGCGGCACTTGACAAGTTCACATTTACAGTGTCGTGCCCTCCTGCTACActtgaaacacaaacatttgacattGACATTTCCTACGAACATGTGGGATCTGAACGAAGATCTGTGCTCCTCAAAAACAAAG GTGTGCAAGTAACTGAGGGAGACAAGGTGCTTATCGACAAATCGCTGCTGGATGCATCCAATCTCATGACTAAACTGTCTGAATCTAAACACAGCTCTTATGAGGTTTGGTACCAGGTCACATCTTTACCCCAGCATGGCGTCGTCATCGTTGGGGAACGAAATCTCACCAAAGAAAAACCCAATTTCTCTCAGTACATTCTTAACAAGTATGGAATCACATATCATCATGACAACTCTGAGACCACCTGCGACCATTTTGACTTTGACGTCTTTCTCAACCTGAAGAGCAAGCCACCAAACCGCCCCCTAGACGACTCTGATGTGGTGTCCGAATCTTTCAACATCACTATTACCCCTGTAAATGATCAGCCCCCGGTTCTGAAGACCAAAGCCCCCAGCCTTAAAGTTGTTCAGGGGGACACCGTTCCTATTGGACCCGACAACTTAAATGTTGTGGACTCGGATAATCTACCCAGTGAAATCCAGTACACCGTGATTAGCAAACCTAGCAATGGTTTTCTTGCTCTGGCGGAGCGCTTGAATGAGTCGGTGGATGCATTCTCGCAAGAGGAGATCAATAACGGAGAGCTGTTCTTTGTCCACGACGGCAGCCCAGCATCCGGTGCGTTCTACTTCAGCGTGACCGACAGCCAGCATCGTCCGTTATATAAACTCTTCAATCTGGAAGTAATCAAGATTACGGTTTCACTTGCAAACAACACAGAAGTGTTAATCGACCAAGGACGTACCACTGTGGCACTTACACAGTCACACTTAGCTGCAGTCACAAATGGTAAGAACACTACTGTCcattataaaattacaatacCTCCACAATATGGTAAACTTCTCCAGGACAATGAGGAGGAGGTCACTGTTTTCAGTCACAATGTTCTCCAGGAGCAAAAGCTAAGTTACCACATGGTCAACGTCACATCTTCCCATGATACTTTTGAGTTTACTGCCTTTACATCAGAAGCAAACCTAAGCAATCAAGTATGTAATATCACAGTGAAACCCctcattaaatacataaaaggGGCAAAGTTTCAAAATGAAATTCGCAATAAGCTCAAACCAGAGTTTCTGAATGTGTCAGAACTGGCTTTGTTGAGCAGTAGTGACCCATTGTTTGAAATTACATCACCTCCTGAAAATGGCAGGGTTGTCAGGACAACCAGCAACAAGGGAGGGAACGCCGAATCTGTGGAGTCTTTCACTTTCAGCGAGCTACTACAGAAGAAACTGGCCATTGAGTTGAGGGCGAACCTGACGGGTATCCAGGAATTAAATGATTCCTTTGGATTTGTGCTTAAAGCTAATAATGTCCAACCTGCCAGAGGGATTTTCACCTTCATTATCGTACCCTACGTTCCCACACTTGAGATGTCAACAGTCTCAATGTCCACAACGAGACCCGTTTTTTATAACCAGACCACGGCGAAAGACCCTACTCTGTCTTCCGCATATTCCGTTGCGCAGCCAACGCAACGGGTGCCCAAATCTACATCAAGATTCAAAAGTCGGAACCGCTGGGGTAGCTCAAACAGCAATGACATACATACCACTATGCTTAAACCAACACAGGGGGGCGAGGAGATTTATCCAATAAATAACACCCCAGTGAAAGTGGAATCTGTAACCCAGACAGACTCCCCAAAATCAATGATTATCCTGTTGCCTCTACTTGCTTTTCTTCTTCTGGTCATCATAGTGGTTGTGTCGATGCTGCTCTTCAGGCGGAACTGGAGGAACAAGCAGAATCCTGAGAAGCAGAAGGGTAAATCACTTCCTCCACCACAGCCAGATGATCTATCCAATCAGGATCAGCCCAAGTGGAGTTCATCTGTTCCTGTTGTGACTGTCACTCCTCTTAATCCAAGCAAATCTGGAAGTTCTACCGTAAATAGACTGCAAACCAGATGTGAAAACTCCCCGTATGACCAGTCaatgtctctgtgttttgttggagACCTGGAGCCTGAAGTTTCACAGCATTGTAGGACAACCAACCCCACCCTGCGAAATAATCAGTATTGGGTGTGA